From Andrena cerasifolii isolate SP2316 chromosome 12, iyAndCera1_principal, whole genome shotgun sequence, a single genomic window includes:
- the LOC143375569 gene encoding uncharacterized protein LOC143375569 isoform X1 gives MGSLNLVCPMCCGETFNNPQSLKYHLLSMTDNLYCPGCSQRSDSVMALIQHLDRCGQSVESEVSAELEEGQDAQQELEPDTEVLMSTNVEGIDQSFLATVNDSGIMIVGGPQTLRVDENGEIKVVEKMETEESQMEQNSLEFKMTEKVPSIVSKAEEKSITQNQLVTISASETGDKSRDKNVITILPDGSELLDGDTGALINMDHINDVGELDEDGMLHVKQELCEIEPEAVYSCTSCDMSFNSVVEHIKQFHDGQEVLLEIADQLDDLPTVPETNTLPTESGSAVNARQRQSMNTLRTEECVDSEGRLYTRKVVQIERFWDRAPAQTSLQSTKAPMIEKFFSNVEGVKVREKRLATTPVRMYRCNQCLQQFSKLGNFRVHACLHGNNRCDSCDQTFATPKALQLHAKVHEGEPDPNQKTFVCETCGTEFCSHKSLRLHSRMHAPVRARHVDAPEGTPNATFTCHECGKVLAESYKEAHMALHSGDSVTCTVCNRKFDSADSLAMHAAVHTELGQSHSPTPPSTDTTATELTESQKPYQCQHCGRRFTRPHEKVKHERIHTGEKPHACEVCGKTFRVSYCLTLHMRTHTGVRPYGCQHCGKRFKASSVYNHHLLTHGEERAYTCPYCPKTFKTRVQLAGHKNSHTKPFRCTECSRPFASLYAARAHIQTHKKDNNLKFSCYICGASYGRAFALKDHLKQHGQDVLAPPEPAREEEVHEGEDFLLAEEEVEDDELVIPSPLPVAQSSEAEDTE, from the exons ATGGGATCGTTGAATCTTGTTTGCCCGATGTGCTGCGGCGAGACGTTTAACAATCCGCAGTCATTGAAGTATCACTTGCTGAGCATGACGGACAACCTGTACTGTCCTGGCTGCTCGCAGAGGTCTGACTCTGTAATGGCGCTGATTCAACACTTGGATCGGTGCGGGCAGAGCGTCGAGTCAGAGGTATCTGCTGAATTGGAGGAGGGGCAGGATGCTCAACAGGAATTGGAGCCGGACACAGAGGTGCTAATG AGCACCAATGTCGAAGGGATAGATCAAAGTTTCCTAGCAACTGTAAACGACAGTGGTATCATGATAGTCGGGGGACCCCAAACACTAAGAGTGGATGAAAATG GAGAGATTAAAGTGGTAGAAAAGATGGAGACCGAAGAGAGCCAGATGGAGCAGAATTCTCTGGAGTTTAAGATGACAGAAAAAGTTCCTAGTATTGTTAGCAAAGCGGAAGAGAAATCTATAACCCAGAATCAGCTGGTAACAATATCCGCTTCGGAAACAGGAGACAAAAGCCGGGATAAAAATGTGATTACTATTCTACCCGATGGTTCGGAGCTCCTTGACGGAGACACTGGTGCTTTGATAAACATGGATCATATAAATGATGTGGGCGAACTAGACGAAGATGGAATGTTGCATGTTAAACAAGAACTCTGCGAG ATAGAACCAGAAGCAGTTTATAGTTGTACTAGTTGCGACATGAGTTTCAATTCCGTCGTGGAGCACATAAAACAGTTTCACGACGGGCAAGAAGTATTGCTCGAAATAGCCGATCAGTTAGACGATTTACCTACAGTACCTGAGACTAATACCTTACCAACAGAATCGGGAAGCGCGGTTAATGCACGGCAAAGACAAAGTATGAACACTCTTCGCACGGAAGAATGCGTGGACAGCGAAGGTAGATTGTATACAAGGAAGGTAGTACAAATAGAAAGATTCTGGGACAGAGCTCCCGCTCAAACGTCGCTTCAATCCACGAAGGCACCAATGATCGAGAAGTTCTTCTCCAACGTAGAAGGCGTGAAA GTACGCGAGAAGAGGCTGGCAACAACACCGGTGAGAATGTACAGGTGTAATCAGTGCCTTCAGCAGTTCTCGAAATTAGGAAATTTCAGAGTGCACGCGTGTCTCCATGGCAATAATCGTTGCGACAGCTGTGATCAAACGTTCGCCACGCCGAAAGCGTTGCAATTGCACGCCAAGGTGCACGAGGGTGAACCGGATCCGAATCAAAAGACGTTCGTGTGCGAAACCTGCGGTACAGAATTCTGCTCGCACAAAAGCTTGCGCTTGCATTCCCGAATGCACGCGCCGGTCAGAGCAAGACACGTCGACGCGCCCGAGGGAACGCCCAATGCAACGTTTACGTGCCACGAGTGTG GCAAAGTACTGGCAGAGTCGTACAAAGAGGCTCACATGGCGTTGCACTCCGGCGACTCCGTAACTTGTACAGTCTGCAATAGAAAATTCGATTCCGCTGATAGTTTAGCGATGCACGCCGCGGTGCACACGGAACTCGGTCAGTCGCATTCACCGACGCCGCCCTCCACGGACACCACGGCCACCGAGCTGACGGAAAGTCAAAAGCCTTATCAGTGCCAGCACTGTGGCCGCAGATTCACAAGACCCCACGAGAAAGTGAAGCACGAGCGTATTCATACAGGGGAGAAGCCGCATGCATGCGAA GTGTGCGGCAAAACTTTTCGCGTCTCCTACTGTCTGACTCTGCACATGAGAACTCACACCGGCGTCAGGCCTTACGGATGCCAGCACTGTGGCAAGAGATTTAAAGCTTCATCCGTGTACAATCACCATCTGCTGACGCACGGCGAGGAGCGCGCTTACACGTGCCCGTACTGCCCCAAGACGTTCAAGACGCGTGTTCAATTGGCGGGCCACAAGAACAGTCACACTAAACCGTTCCGGTGCACCGAGTGCTCGCGACCGTTCGCTTCCTTGTATGCCGCGCGTGCTCACATACAGACTCACAAGAAGGACAACAATTTAAAGTTCAGTTGCTACATCTGCGGCGCGTCGTACGGCAGAGCGTTCGCGCTGAAGGATCACTTGAAACAGCACGGTCAGGACGTGCTGGCC
- the LOC143375569 gene encoding uncharacterized protein LOC143375569 isoform X2 has product MGSLNLVCPMCCGETFNNPQSLKYHLLSMTDNLYCPGCSQRSDSVMALIQHLDRCGQSVESEVSAELEEGQDAQQELEPDTESTNVEGIDQSFLATVNDSGIMIVGGPQTLRVDENGEIKVVEKMETEESQMEQNSLEFKMTEKVPSIVSKAEEKSITQNQLVTISASETGDKSRDKNVITILPDGSELLDGDTGALINMDHINDVGELDEDGMLHVKQELCEIEPEAVYSCTSCDMSFNSVVEHIKQFHDGQEVLLEIADQLDDLPTVPETNTLPTESGSAVNARQRQSMNTLRTEECVDSEGRLYTRKVVQIERFWDRAPAQTSLQSTKAPMIEKFFSNVEGVKVREKRLATTPVRMYRCNQCLQQFSKLGNFRVHACLHGNNRCDSCDQTFATPKALQLHAKVHEGEPDPNQKTFVCETCGTEFCSHKSLRLHSRMHAPVRARHVDAPEGTPNATFTCHECGKVLAESYKEAHMALHSGDSVTCTVCNRKFDSADSLAMHAAVHTELGQSHSPTPPSTDTTATELTESQKPYQCQHCGRRFTRPHEKVKHERIHTGEKPHACEVCGKTFRVSYCLTLHMRTHTGVRPYGCQHCGKRFKASSVYNHHLLTHGEERAYTCPYCPKTFKTRVQLAGHKNSHTKPFRCTECSRPFASLYAARAHIQTHKKDNNLKFSCYICGASYGRAFALKDHLKQHGQDVLAPPEPAREEEVHEGEDFLLAEEEVEDDELVIPSPLPVAQSSEAEDTE; this is encoded by the exons ATGGGATCGTTGAATCTTGTTTGCCCGATGTGCTGCGGCGAGACGTTTAACAATCCGCAGTCATTGAAGTATCACTTGCTGAGCATGACGGACAACCTGTACTGTCCTGGCTGCTCGCAGAGGTCTGACTCTGTAATGGCGCTGATTCAACACTTGGATCGGTGCGGGCAGAGCGTCGAGTCAGAGGTATCTGCTGAATTGGAGGAGGGGCAGGATGCTCAACAGGAATTGGAGCCGGACACAGAG AGCACCAATGTCGAAGGGATAGATCAAAGTTTCCTAGCAACTGTAAACGACAGTGGTATCATGATAGTCGGGGGACCCCAAACACTAAGAGTGGATGAAAATG GAGAGATTAAAGTGGTAGAAAAGATGGAGACCGAAGAGAGCCAGATGGAGCAGAATTCTCTGGAGTTTAAGATGACAGAAAAAGTTCCTAGTATTGTTAGCAAAGCGGAAGAGAAATCTATAACCCAGAATCAGCTGGTAACAATATCCGCTTCGGAAACAGGAGACAAAAGCCGGGATAAAAATGTGATTACTATTCTACCCGATGGTTCGGAGCTCCTTGACGGAGACACTGGTGCTTTGATAAACATGGATCATATAAATGATGTGGGCGAACTAGACGAAGATGGAATGTTGCATGTTAAACAAGAACTCTGCGAG ATAGAACCAGAAGCAGTTTATAGTTGTACTAGTTGCGACATGAGTTTCAATTCCGTCGTGGAGCACATAAAACAGTTTCACGACGGGCAAGAAGTATTGCTCGAAATAGCCGATCAGTTAGACGATTTACCTACAGTACCTGAGACTAATACCTTACCAACAGAATCGGGAAGCGCGGTTAATGCACGGCAAAGACAAAGTATGAACACTCTTCGCACGGAAGAATGCGTGGACAGCGAAGGTAGATTGTATACAAGGAAGGTAGTACAAATAGAAAGATTCTGGGACAGAGCTCCCGCTCAAACGTCGCTTCAATCCACGAAGGCACCAATGATCGAGAAGTTCTTCTCCAACGTAGAAGGCGTGAAA GTACGCGAGAAGAGGCTGGCAACAACACCGGTGAGAATGTACAGGTGTAATCAGTGCCTTCAGCAGTTCTCGAAATTAGGAAATTTCAGAGTGCACGCGTGTCTCCATGGCAATAATCGTTGCGACAGCTGTGATCAAACGTTCGCCACGCCGAAAGCGTTGCAATTGCACGCCAAGGTGCACGAGGGTGAACCGGATCCGAATCAAAAGACGTTCGTGTGCGAAACCTGCGGTACAGAATTCTGCTCGCACAAAAGCTTGCGCTTGCATTCCCGAATGCACGCGCCGGTCAGAGCAAGACACGTCGACGCGCCCGAGGGAACGCCCAATGCAACGTTTACGTGCCACGAGTGTG GCAAAGTACTGGCAGAGTCGTACAAAGAGGCTCACATGGCGTTGCACTCCGGCGACTCCGTAACTTGTACAGTCTGCAATAGAAAATTCGATTCCGCTGATAGTTTAGCGATGCACGCCGCGGTGCACACGGAACTCGGTCAGTCGCATTCACCGACGCCGCCCTCCACGGACACCACGGCCACCGAGCTGACGGAAAGTCAAAAGCCTTATCAGTGCCAGCACTGTGGCCGCAGATTCACAAGACCCCACGAGAAAGTGAAGCACGAGCGTATTCATACAGGGGAGAAGCCGCATGCATGCGAA GTGTGCGGCAAAACTTTTCGCGTCTCCTACTGTCTGACTCTGCACATGAGAACTCACACCGGCGTCAGGCCTTACGGATGCCAGCACTGTGGCAAGAGATTTAAAGCTTCATCCGTGTACAATCACCATCTGCTGACGCACGGCGAGGAGCGCGCTTACACGTGCCCGTACTGCCCCAAGACGTTCAAGACGCGTGTTCAATTGGCGGGCCACAAGAACAGTCACACTAAACCGTTCCGGTGCACCGAGTGCTCGCGACCGTTCGCTTCCTTGTATGCCGCGCGTGCTCACATACAGACTCACAAGAAGGACAACAATTTAAAGTTCAGTTGCTACATCTGCGGCGCGTCGTACGGCAGAGCGTTCGCGCTGAAGGATCACTTGAAACAGCACGGTCAGGACGTGCTGGCC